One genomic region from Nostoc sphaeroides encodes:
- a CDS encoding ATP-binding protein yields the protein MDNRVMPIANTSSYTKVQYLQRQAASLLLYQSVLQGEVGTAFLELLQAIRYTDADARGCLQAYGSYFHALAAKNQNWEDYLITQLLFSDNPFTKLAQVREFEDLPPAIVAAVRHDLQILQSLYECSSASLSEWIQGVAHMPISPVVWYKEQELVGGETFATYLQELDNWGDAVEKLAAYYRQYGSGLFAEYRAFRWQAGQFIGIRYSDPIKLSALVGYESQKDALLKNTEFLLSGEMALHVLLYGSRGSGKSSLVKSLLNEYSNRSLRLLEVAKSDLKDLPKIVEHLRGVSQKFIIFVDDLSFEEDDDAFKALKVVLEGNLTARSQNVVVYATSNRRHLIREFFVDRPTPKDNEEIHAWDTMQEKLSFSDRFGLTLTFEPADQKTYLKIVQHLAAQAEINITQEDLEFQALQWATRHNGRSGRTARQFIDFLKADLRLLHENNNTSNTEQ from the coding sequence AGGTTCAATATCTCCAGCGCCAAGCAGCCTCACTTTTACTGTACCAGTCTGTTCTGCAAGGCGAAGTGGGGACGGCATTTCTGGAACTGTTGCAAGCTATACGTTACACTGATGCCGATGCGCGGGGTTGTCTGCAAGCCTACGGTAGTTACTTCCACGCTTTGGCTGCTAAAAATCAAAATTGGGAAGACTATTTAATTACTCAACTTCTCTTCTCTGATAATCCTTTTACAAAGCTTGCTCAAGTGCGAGAATTTGAGGATTTACCCCCAGCAATAGTTGCAGCAGTTCGGCATGATTTACAAATATTGCAAAGTCTCTATGAATGTAGCAGCGCTTCTTTGAGTGAGTGGATACAAGGCGTAGCTCACATGCCTATTTCGCCAGTAGTGTGGTATAAAGAGCAAGAATTGGTAGGAGGAGAGACATTCGCTACATATCTACAAGAGTTAGATAATTGGGGTGATGCTGTAGAAAAGTTAGCGGCTTATTATCGGCAATATGGCTCTGGTTTATTTGCAGAATATCGCGCTTTCCGTTGGCAAGCTGGGCAGTTTATCGGTATTCGGTATTCCGATCCAATTAAGCTAAGTGCGCTAGTAGGTTATGAGTCTCAAAAAGATGCTTTGCTGAAAAATACAGAGTTTTTATTATCAGGAGAGATGGCACTGCATGTATTACTTTACGGTAGTCGGGGTTCTGGCAAATCTTCTTTAGTAAAATCTTTGTTAAATGAATATAGTAATCGTAGCCTCCGGTTGTTGGAAGTGGCAAAATCTGATTTAAAAGACCTACCAAAAATTGTGGAACATTTACGAGGAGTGTCACAAAAATTTATCATCTTTGTCGATGATCTTTCCTTTGAAGAAGATGATGATGCCTTTAAAGCGCTTAAGGTAGTTTTAGAAGGTAATTTAACGGCGCGATCGCAAAATGTAGTTGTGTATGCTACTTCCAATCGCCGCCACCTGATTCGGGAGTTTTTTGTGGATAGACCTACCCCCAAGGATAACGAGGAAATCCATGCTTGGGATACGATGCAGGAGAAACTTTCGTTTAGCGATCGCTTTGGTTTAACCTTGACCTTTGAACCAGCCGATCAGAAAACTTATTTAAAAATTGTACAGCATCTAGCGGCACAAGCTGAAATTAATATTACCCAAGAAGATTTGGAATTTCAAGCATTACAATGGGCAACTCGCCACAACGGTCGTTCTGGACGCACAGCGCGGCAATTTATTGATTTTCTAAAAGCAGATTTAAGACTTTTGCATGAAAATAACAATACATCCAACACCGAGCAGTAA